A genomic window from Candidatus Pelagisphaera phototrophica includes:
- a CDS encoding BatD family protein: protein MNRSYLKLFAIVLFGVFTTASTLFAQSVTWTPASGTLQQGKANSLQLHFEGCSPDGNVDLPNVPGVSFTQVGQSSSMNIFNSRVVQKLILEFRVSPTSEGTVTIPSFSVRTDKGNISVEAASFEVIEATLGNTGMKPDDIFKSELSVTDDSIHEGEIFTLRYVLGVRQDYQNRLNDISLPQWNPIGVVTKGFESHRSTNFKYRNFDYSAVLFETPAMATRSGDIKLPKVNQTVSMVVGRRRGFIFDDPVVDNYNIESETLQLSIKPLPTGEPTSFTGAVGQFQFESKVIPEIVQVGEPVTWTLKLSGTGNWPQGFGLKPRNVSASFRSIQPNVNKEVSEDSPFEGSLSEDIVLIPTKEGDFELGPIEFSFFNPKTDRYESINIPAKTVVVNPLVSQNDPNDLSAPSTEPTTSRPKPGDSLPFELDPSGVNLLTKPVELLSSPLGQSAQGSIPKGGVKLGYLAFSFATPALLWALIALIRSLSLDPNKQRRRAFKQLKQTTMALDDAEPAKREAQLAWRAAVREFWEIEIEEPSSTDIEKAVSEKSGIEQATRWKTLWQNSDKMLFGKRAPSFKEWQSELRDLLSQLRQPGISVRRLFSSGAWFGSIAAIAVLVPTLDGLSNEGLDHYNEAAFSKASSSWLSELNSNPNDWTLRHNLGLAAAQEERWGEAIAYWTSAFLLETDSPELRWNLKVGLSKSGGYYPTLARLVKGDGLMAYISILTPAEWEKATYLSMVVAALAFAGWVAFAYFPQRKRIRFTFAAIGLFAVALVFGSNWARAEYGLLANPEAMVVINVGQLKSVPTDLEVEQIQSPLPEGSVCLVTKTFLGWMKVELPNGEQGWSRKENFAPLYGTLGDIL, encoded by the coding sequence ATGAACCGCTCATACTTAAAACTCTTCGCAATCGTGCTCTTCGGAGTATTTACGACCGCGTCCACTCTTTTCGCGCAAAGTGTCACTTGGACACCCGCTTCGGGAACGCTGCAGCAAGGGAAAGCGAATAGCCTTCAACTCCATTTCGAAGGCTGTTCACCGGACGGAAATGTCGATCTTCCTAACGTGCCCGGCGTCAGTTTCACTCAGGTCGGTCAAAGCAGTTCGATGAACATATTTAATTCGAGGGTTGTTCAGAAACTGATTCTCGAATTTCGCGTCTCTCCAACGAGCGAAGGAACAGTCACGATCCCTTCCTTCAGCGTGCGAACCGACAAGGGAAACATCAGTGTAGAAGCTGCTAGTTTCGAGGTGATTGAAGCGACGCTTGGAAACACCGGCATGAAGCCTGACGATATTTTCAAAAGCGAGCTCAGCGTTACCGATGATTCCATCCACGAAGGGGAAATCTTTACGCTGCGCTACGTACTTGGAGTCCGGCAGGACTACCAGAATCGTTTAAACGACATTTCTTTACCCCAATGGAATCCCATCGGCGTGGTCACCAAGGGCTTCGAAAGTCATCGCTCGACCAATTTCAAGTACCGAAATTTCGACTACTCCGCAGTGCTGTTCGAAACTCCCGCCATGGCCACTCGGAGCGGAGACATTAAACTGCCCAAAGTAAACCAGACGGTATCCATGGTCGTTGGACGCCGGAGGGGATTTATCTTTGATGATCCAGTTGTTGATAACTACAATATTGAATCGGAAACGCTTCAACTTAGCATAAAACCCCTTCCTACAGGAGAGCCCACATCCTTCACGGGTGCGGTGGGTCAGTTCCAGTTTGAATCCAAGGTGATTCCCGAAATCGTGCAGGTTGGAGAACCGGTAACTTGGACCTTGAAACTTAGCGGGACGGGAAACTGGCCCCAAGGATTCGGGCTAAAGCCCCGTAATGTATCCGCAAGTTTCAGGTCCATCCAACCGAACGTGAACAAGGAAGTTTCGGAAGACTCGCCTTTCGAAGGAAGTCTTTCTGAGGATATCGTTCTGATTCCCACGAAAGAAGGCGATTTCGAGCTTGGACCCATCGAGTTCAGTTTCTTCAATCCCAAAACCGACCGCTATGAGAGCATAAACATCCCGGCAAAAACGGTCGTGGTAAATCCCCTCGTTTCCCAAAACGATCCCAATGACTTGAGCGCTCCCTCAACAGAACCTACGACCAGCAGACCGAAACCGGGCGATTCGCTTCCGTTCGAGCTCGACCCAAGCGGAGTGAATCTCTTGACCAAGCCAGTTGAATTATTGAGCAGCCCCCTCGGACAGTCGGCTCAAGGCTCGATTCCAAAAGGTGGCGTAAAACTTGGCTATCTCGCCTTTTCTTTCGCGACCCCCGCCCTTCTCTGGGCTTTAATCGCCTTGATCCGCTCCCTCTCTTTAGACCCAAACAAACAGAGGCGAAGAGCTTTCAAACAGTTGAAACAGACCACAATGGCACTTGACGATGCGGAACCAGCAAAGCGGGAAGCGCAACTTGCTTGGAGGGCCGCGGTACGGGAATTCTGGGAAATCGAAATAGAGGAACCCTCTTCCACGGATATTGAAAAAGCCGTATCTGAAAAATCTGGCATCGAGCAAGCGACGCGATGGAAAACACTCTGGCAGAATTCCGATAAAATGCTGTTTGGAAAGCGTGCCCCCTCCTTCAAAGAATGGCAATCAGAGCTTAGAGATCTTCTCAGCCAACTTCGTCAGCCGGGAATCTCAGTCCGCCGGCTTTTTTCTAGTGGAGCCTGGTTCGGCTCAATCGCCGCGATTGCGGTGCTGGTTCCGACCTTGGATGGCTTATCCAACGAAGGACTGGACCATTACAACGAAGCCGCCTTTTCGAAAGCCTCGTCCTCCTGGCTTTCGGAGCTCAATTCTAATCCAAACGACTGGACCCTCCGGCACAATTTGGGCCTGGCGGCTGCCCAAGAAGAAAGGTGGGGCGAAGCGATCGCTTATTGGACCTCTGCCTTCCTGCTAGAGACGGATTCGCCCGAACTTAGATGGAACCTGAAGGTAGGCCTTAGCAAAAGCGGCGGGTACTATCCCACTCTCGCTCGACTCGTTAAGGGCGATGGACTCATGGCCTACATTTCAATCTTAACCCCAGCGGAATGGGAGAAAGCGACTTATCTTTCCATGGTTGTCGCGGCACTGGCATTTGCCGGTTGGGTCGCCTTCGCCTATTTCCCCCAAAGGAAACGGATTCGATTTACCTTCGCAGCGATAGGCCTCTTTGCGGTCGCTCTTGTTTTTGGATCAAACTGGGCACGAGCTGAGTACGGACTTCTTGCCAATCCGGAAGCCATGGTCGTCATCAATGTAGGCCAGCTCAAAAGCGTGCCTACAGATTTAGAGGTCGAGCAAATTCAATCCCCCTTGCCCGAAGGCTCCGTTTGCCTGGTCACGAAAACGTTTCTCGGCTGGATGAAGGTCGAGCTTCCCAATGGTGAGCAAGGCTGGTCGCGAAAAGAGAACTTTGCCCCACTCTATGGAACGCTGGGGGATATTCTTTAG
- a CDS encoding VWA domain-containing protein — translation MDEFALVDPWWLLALIALPVIWILCSRRASAALVLPFAGNWQRSVFAGGSKLSSFFGFAGAALIVISLARPQILDFERQTKSKGYDIMLVLDLSSSMLYEDYKDGLKSINRLQAVKPVLSAFINKRDNDRIGLVAFAGQAYTVAPLTFDHRWLSSQTSRLAIGLIEDGTAIGDGIGVALSRLQEGTKERSGEREGAFIILLTDGANTAGSIEPIAAAELAAENGIRVYTIGAGRDGIVSMPRLNAKGERIGTVRVPSQTDEPTLKEISRITTGEFHRADNSNTIKDAFDSIDKNSKIEFESHQYSVTTELFPYFSIAAGVMLFGALAIGAMNRKEVLS, via the coding sequence ATGGACGAATTTGCATTAGTGGATCCATGGTGGCTTTTAGCTCTGATTGCTCTTCCGGTTATCTGGATATTGTGCAGTCGGCGGGCATCGGCTGCTCTGGTTCTACCTTTTGCTGGAAATTGGCAGCGTTCTGTTTTTGCAGGAGGCTCGAAGTTGTCCTCATTCTTCGGGTTCGCAGGGGCTGCTTTAATTGTAATATCGCTGGCCCGACCCCAGATTCTCGATTTCGAACGGCAGACCAAAAGCAAAGGCTACGACATCATGCTGGTATTGGACCTTTCAAGTTCGATGCTGTATGAAGACTACAAGGACGGCTTGAAGAGTATCAATCGCCTGCAAGCAGTTAAACCGGTTTTAAGCGCATTCATCAACAAACGCGACAACGATCGCATAGGTCTCGTCGCTTTTGCAGGACAGGCGTACACCGTGGCTCCGCTCACGTTTGACCATCGCTGGCTTTCGAGTCAGACGAGTCGTCTAGCTATTGGTTTGATTGAAGATGGAACTGCTATTGGAGACGGCATAGGCGTTGCACTATCTAGGCTGCAAGAGGGAACCAAAGAACGTTCCGGAGAACGCGAAGGCGCTTTCATCATTCTCCTTACCGATGGGGCCAATACCGCGGGTTCTATCGAGCCTATTGCGGCTGCGGAATTAGCTGCAGAAAACGGCATTCGCGTTTACACAATAGGGGCCGGACGGGATGGAATCGTCTCCATGCCTCGCCTCAACGCCAAGGGAGAGCGAATCGGAACGGTACGCGTACCCTCTCAAACGGACGAACCAACCTTGAAGGAAATCTCCAGAATTACTACCGGAGAATTTCATCGTGCCGATAATTCCAATACAATTAAGGACGCTTTCGACTCTATAGACAAAAACAGCAAGATTGAGTTTGAGTCACATCAGTACAGTGTGACCACTGAGCTTTTTCCCTATTTCTCGATCGCAGCAGGCGTCATGCTTTTTGGAGCGCTAGCGATTGGGGCGATGAATCGAAAGGAGGTCCTAAGTTGA
- a CDS encoding DUF58 domain-containing protein yields the protein MSQTESQISDTFESLSSSIAMLRKLEWRVRHAVASVLSGEYKSSFRGKGMEFDQVVKYEYGDDVRDIDWNVTARLGEPYRKKFVEEREVTLVLLFEDTPSLQFGSGERSKREALLELSSLLMLLSAVNGDRVSLLYASPTGYEFTKSSAGRGRVLHTAATLLGKPPPDVLGPQRAVVPWKYLLRAVPRHSIFVWLSDFPDHDQPEGWNVIKKRYQPVGFRIEDPWERALPNRGEQAVYDPVSGRLFNLNGKSVAQKAAHEKWNRDRDSHFKKLFPVDSDRLTLQAGEDALDTVVKLFQKRALRFGRG from the coding sequence ATGAGCCAGACAGAAAGCCAAATTTCGGATACCTTCGAAAGTCTGTCCTCTTCGATCGCAATGCTGCGGAAACTTGAGTGGCGGGTGCGGCACGCTGTAGCGAGCGTATTGAGCGGCGAATACAAATCTTCTTTCCGAGGCAAAGGAATGGAGTTTGATCAGGTCGTCAAATACGAGTACGGGGATGATGTCAGGGACATTGACTGGAACGTGACCGCTCGACTGGGCGAACCCTACCGGAAGAAGTTCGTTGAAGAGCGTGAAGTTACACTGGTACTGCTTTTTGAGGATACTCCTTCGCTCCAGTTTGGCTCTGGCGAACGATCCAAACGCGAAGCCCTCTTGGAGCTTTCGAGCCTTTTAATGCTTCTGAGCGCCGTGAATGGTGACCGGGTTTCTCTTTTGTACGCCTCGCCGACTGGCTATGAATTCACCAAGAGCTCGGCGGGCCGCGGCCGGGTTCTACACACCGCTGCGACTTTGCTGGGAAAGCCGCCACCGGATGTCCTCGGTCCTCAACGGGCGGTAGTACCTTGGAAGTATCTCCTGAGAGCGGTGCCCCGTCACAGCATTTTTGTCTGGCTAAGCGATTTTCCTGATCATGATCAACCGGAAGGATGGAACGTCATAAAAAAACGCTACCAACCGGTTGGATTTCGAATTGAGGACCCATGGGAGCGAGCGTTGCCCAACCGTGGGGAGCAAGCGGTATACGATCCCGTTTCCGGCAGACTTTTTAATCTGAATGGCAAATCAGTGGCTCAGAAAGCAGCGCACGAGAAATGGAACCGTGATCGTGATTCCCATTTCAAAAAACTGTTTCCAGTCGATTCAGATCGACTTACCTTACAGGCGGGTGAGGACGCTCTTGATACAGTTGTGAAGCTCTTTCAGAAACGTGCTCTACGCTTTGGGCGAGGCTGA
- a CDS encoding ABC transporter ATP-binding protein → MSSELMETKNLVRRFKSGDEHIEVLRGVDICINEGDTVSIQGESGCGKSTLLNLMAGLDQADEGGIFWNSEEISRHSNQVLAIKRSSLIGMVFQSYYLVPEIRALENVMLGGRISGNTDNLAERSKSLLQRVGLGSRMSSLPSTLSGGERQRVAIARAMISDPKVLLADEPTGNLDEATGDSIMDMLQELCEEKQVSLVLVTHSANYAARMGRSWVLRQGILEKKFG, encoded by the coding sequence GTGAGTAGTGAGTTGATGGAGACGAAGAACTTGGTGCGCCGCTTCAAGAGCGGTGACGAGCACATCGAAGTCTTAAGAGGAGTCGATATCTGTATCAACGAGGGAGATACCGTCAGTATTCAAGGTGAATCTGGCTGCGGGAAGTCCACTCTCCTCAACCTCATGGCGGGACTGGATCAGGCGGACGAAGGCGGTATTTTCTGGAATTCAGAGGAAATATCCAGGCACTCAAACCAAGTCCTTGCGATCAAACGCTCGTCGCTAATCGGCATGGTATTCCAGTCTTACTATTTGGTTCCGGAAATCCGCGCCCTCGAGAATGTCATGCTAGGTGGGCGCATCTCTGGAAATACCGACAATCTAGCCGAGCGATCAAAGTCTCTTCTGCAGCGAGTGGGGCTGGGTTCACGCATGTCGAGCCTGCCATCTACCTTGTCGGGGGGCGAAAGGCAGCGAGTGGCAATCGCCAGGGCGATGATTTCCGATCCTAAAGTTCTCCTGGCCGATGAACCTACTGGCAATCTCGACGAAGCCACTGGGGATTCGATCATGGACATGCTGCAAGAGCTTTGCGAAGAAAAACAGGTCAGTCTTGTCCTGGTAACGCATAGTGCGAACTACGCCGCCCGCATGGGTCGATCTTGGGTATTGAGACAGGGGATACTTGAGAAAAAATTCGGCTAA
- a CDS encoding AAA family ATPase, whose protein sequence is MSNWAERIRNEVGTAVIGQEIVIERMLVALLANGHVLLEGMPGLAKTLLIKSLGTALGMQFERIQFTPDLLPSDVVGTMIFQPKDGQFVPHRGPVFANMLLADEINRAPAKVQSALLEAMQEKQVTIGGESQALPKPFFVMATQNPVEQEGTYPLPEAQRDRFLFKLIVDYPEQAEEFEMMKRWGQVTRQPELKAVSSGEELLEIREEVDQIHVSEEIQSYILKLVRATRRMAEGENPEQKYLSYGASPRASLSLYQAGRALAWLRGQDHVSPSIIKDVFLDAMRHRVGLTYEAEAEEITPDDALKIVLDRTPLPTNSFA, encoded by the coding sequence ATGAGCAACTGGGCTGAACGAATTAGAAACGAAGTTGGAACCGCTGTGATTGGACAGGAGATTGTGATCGAGCGAATGCTCGTCGCTCTGCTTGCAAATGGGCATGTCCTGTTGGAAGGCATGCCAGGACTGGCCAAGACACTTCTCATCAAAAGCCTTGGGACCGCCCTCGGCATGCAATTTGAGCGCATACAGTTCACCCCCGATCTCCTGCCAAGCGACGTGGTGGGAACGATGATCTTCCAGCCAAAGGACGGACAGTTTGTGCCCCACCGTGGCCCTGTCTTCGCTAATATGCTTTTAGCGGACGAGATCAACCGTGCCCCCGCTAAAGTGCAGAGTGCCCTGCTTGAGGCAATGCAGGAAAAGCAAGTGACCATCGGCGGAGAGTCGCAGGCCCTTCCCAAGCCCTTCTTTGTCATGGCCACTCAGAATCCGGTTGAGCAAGAGGGTACCTACCCGCTGCCCGAAGCGCAACGAGACCGATTCCTCTTCAAGCTGATCGTCGACTATCCGGAACAGGCGGAAGAGTTTGAAATGATGAAACGCTGGGGGCAAGTGACTCGTCAGCCTGAACTGAAGGCGGTGTCGAGTGGTGAGGAACTGCTGGAGATTCGCGAAGAAGTGGATCAGATCCATGTGTCGGAGGAGATACAGTCTTATATTCTAAAGCTGGTACGAGCGACGCGGAGAATGGCAGAGGGTGAAAACCCGGAACAGAAATACCTTTCCTATGGCGCGTCCCCGAGAGCGTCGTTGAGTCTGTACCAAGCCGGTCGTGCCCTTGCTTGGCTACGTGGGCAGGACCACGTGTCTCCGTCGATTATCAAGGACGTGTTCCTCGACGCCATGCGCCACCGGGTTGGATTGACCTACGAAGCCGAGGCAGAGGAAATCACCCCCGACGACGCACTCAAGATTGTCCTAGATAGAACTCCACTGCCTACTAATTCGTTCGCGTAA
- a CDS encoding TlpA family protein disulfide reductase gives MEFLKRNWSTLLLIGAIAAYLGLSMGTDRCPLCVVTDFATGGTSDSTAPRKSAQVMGELEQVTWQAKTIDGLEINSDSCKGKVTLIVYWATWCAPCREEIPTLVALRNDFSKDEIEIIGVSVDEAYKSIEHFITTNKINYDIARNNESLDQAFGPIRYIPTIVILDQEGKVHQRHTGVVGPNVIRGQVQLLLEKKA, from the coding sequence ATGGAATTTCTTAAGCGAAACTGGTCAACTCTCCTTTTGATAGGCGCTATTGCCGCTTACCTAGGCTTGAGCATGGGTACGGACAGATGCCCTCTGTGCGTCGTAACCGATTTTGCCACGGGGGGAACCAGTGATTCGACCGCTCCGAGAAAGAGTGCCCAGGTCATGGGAGAACTCGAGCAGGTGACCTGGCAGGCCAAGACCATAGATGGCCTGGAAATCAATAGCGACTCCTGCAAAGGCAAGGTTACGCTGATCGTTTATTGGGCGACTTGGTGTGCTCCCTGCCGTGAAGAGATTCCTACCCTAGTAGCGCTGAGAAATGATTTTTCGAAGGACGAAATTGAAATCATAGGTGTCTCGGTAGACGAAGCATATAAGAGTATCGAACATTTCATTACAACCAACAAGATCAATTACGATATCGCAAGAAACAACGAGAGCCTGGATCAAGCCTTCGGACCGATACGCTATATTCCGACGATTGTAATTCTAGATCAAGAAGGTAAAGTCCATCAGCGCCATACAGGCGTGGTCGGCCCCAATGTCATTCGTGGGCAAGTCCAATTGCTACTGGAAAAGAAGGCCTAA
- a CDS encoding vWA domain-containing protein → MTFGQELYLFALAIPVLGILANIVFRKRIVSLSNRSKVKRVKATFAGVSEIKSGLSQPSKWLFLIGLVFVIIALARPQWGEIHKEVFKRSREVIIAMDLSKSMLAGDIKPNRLERAKLVVESLLDNLQGESVGLIVFAGTAFLQSPMSPDYQILRGFLRDLNPNFIPQGGTNYGAMLETTLDSFRQSDSEADRFLIVISDGESLNQDWTSYVDELNEQNVQAVCLGFGTRDGGLIPAEEGGYHKDQAGAVVLTKLESATLQSLADKTGGVFREANVWVDLASLIEETVKRGKTGETGTTSQSVHIERYQIFLAPGLLLILISLYREFPFTPKPRVVRTRTPLNQ, encoded by the coding sequence TTGACTTTTGGACAAGAGCTCTACCTTTTTGCGCTAGCGATTCCCGTCCTAGGAATACTAGCTAATATCGTATTCAGAAAAAGGATTGTTTCACTCTCCAATCGCTCTAAGGTTAAACGAGTCAAGGCCACTTTCGCAGGTGTTTCCGAGATTAAATCCGGTCTGAGCCAACCATCCAAATGGCTGTTTCTCATTGGATTGGTTTTCGTTATAATCGCACTCGCTCGGCCCCAATGGGGTGAAATACACAAGGAGGTTTTCAAGCGTTCCCGCGAGGTGATAATTGCTATGGATTTGTCCAAGAGCATGCTAGCTGGAGACATCAAACCCAACCGACTTGAAAGAGCTAAACTAGTCGTGGAAAGCTTGCTCGACAATTTACAGGGAGAGAGCGTTGGCCTGATCGTCTTTGCCGGAACCGCTTTTCTCCAAAGCCCGATGAGTCCCGACTACCAAATACTCCGCGGTTTCCTGAGAGATTTGAACCCCAATTTCATTCCCCAGGGCGGCACCAACTATGGGGCTATGCTGGAGACGACTCTCGATTCCTTTCGGCAATCGGACAGCGAGGCCGACCGCTTTCTCATAGTGATCAGCGATGGCGAGAGCCTTAACCAGGACTGGACAAGTTATGTAGACGAACTGAATGAGCAAAATGTGCAGGCAGTCTGTCTCGGGTTCGGCACTCGAGATGGGGGACTCATCCCCGCGGAAGAGGGGGGCTACCATAAGGACCAAGCGGGGGCTGTCGTGCTCACCAAGCTCGAGTCTGCTACCCTGCAATCACTCGCAGATAAAACAGGAGGAGTTTTCCGGGAAGCAAATGTCTGGGTAGACCTTGCTTCGCTCATTGAGGAAACGGTTAAACGCGGGAAAACCGGAGAAACCGGAACCACTTCTCAGTCTGTTCACATAGAGAGGTATCAGATATTTTTAGCTCCCGGACTTCTGCTCATCTTGATATCCCTGTATCGAGAATTTCCATTCACACCTAAACCAAGAGTCGTTCGAACGAGAACTCCCCTTAACCAATGA
- the lpxB gene encoding lipid-A-disaccharide synthase has translation MPTDPLVLSSFPFPAPTGSNVDVLIVAGEHSGDEHAARMVSAALKRNPTLKVAALGGVNLKSAGAELICDMMPYAIVGIFEVLKHYSELKKLHDEIVNWILKYRPRAVCFVDYPGLNLRLAKKLAEHGVTTKSGGDIRLLYYISPQVWAWKAKRRFEMAGLIDTLGVIFPFEVETFEDTGLETTFVGHPFLAENYQLPTTYDADGDVLLLPGSRSGAIGRIAPVMFQAFGELLRDQNDARAKCIYASDTLKELLESILSQYGDLKERIELVPNSTVVKASSVLTSSGTMSLNCALSGIPGAVVYRVHPLTYLFGKMVLKIPYIGIANILLHQAFYPEFIQGAAKARVLADELLNCLNNASRIEQTSELSGKLRTILDKPASGGAGAWLNKNVSR, from the coding sequence ATGCCCACCGATCCGCTAGTTTTATCTTCATTTCCGTTTCCGGCTCCCACTGGCAGCAATGTGGATGTGCTCATTGTTGCGGGAGAGCATTCTGGCGACGAGCATGCAGCAAGAATGGTAAGCGCCGCACTGAAGAGGAACCCGACATTGAAAGTTGCCGCACTGGGAGGTGTAAACCTGAAAAGCGCTGGAGCAGAGTTGATCTGCGACATGATGCCCTACGCCATTGTGGGAATTTTTGAAGTGCTGAAGCACTACAGCGAGCTGAAAAAGTTGCACGATGAGATTGTGAACTGGATCTTGAAGTATCGCCCGAGAGCGGTATGTTTCGTCGACTATCCCGGGTTGAATCTCAGGTTGGCAAAAAAGTTGGCGGAGCACGGTGTTACGACAAAGTCCGGCGGGGACATTCGACTGCTCTACTACATTAGTCCGCAAGTTTGGGCTTGGAAGGCCAAGCGCAGATTTGAAATGGCAGGGCTAATTGACACGCTGGGAGTCATCTTTCCGTTTGAAGTGGAAACCTTCGAAGACACGGGACTAGAGACAACTTTTGTTGGCCATCCGTTTCTTGCAGAGAACTACCAACTCCCCACGACCTATGATGCCGATGGTGACGTTTTATTACTACCTGGGAGTAGGTCTGGAGCTATTGGGAGAATCGCCCCAGTCATGTTTCAGGCGTTTGGGGAACTGCTTAGGGATCAAAATGATGCTCGTGCGAAATGTATATACGCGAGCGATACCCTTAAAGAATTATTAGAATCCATACTAAGTCAATATGGCGATTTGAAAGAGCGAATCGAGCTCGTGCCAAACAGTACGGTGGTAAAAGCGAGCTCCGTTCTAACAAGTTCAGGAACGATGTCCCTGAACTGCGCCTTATCAGGGATACCGGGAGCAGTTGTATATCGCGTCCACCCGCTTACCTATCTGTTTGGGAAAATGGTGCTTAAGATTCCCTATATCGGAATTGCGAATATACTTTTGCACCAGGCATTTTATCCTGAGTTCATTCAAGGGGCTGCAAAGGCGAGAGTTCTAGCTGACGAACTGCTCAATTGCCTGAACAATGCGAGCCGGATAGAGCAAACCAGTGAATTGAGCGGGAAACTGCGAACAATCCTAGACAAGCCAGCGAGTGGTGGAGCAGGAGCATGGCTCAATAAAAACGTTTCGAGGTAA
- a CDS encoding Gfo/Idh/MocA family protein codes for MKENLLKCGVIGVGYLGQHHARIYSELEGNVLAGVFESDADRAREISERHQCPVFSTIEELAETCDAISVVVPTDKHYEVAVPLLKAGCHLLIEKPICETVEQATEILAAANGANALVQVGHIEHFNPVMSYLEEVVTNPKYITAERLAPYQPRGTEVGVVLDLMIHDIGVVLQLVGSEPVDVRSVGVSVLSKTEDIANARIEFANGCVANLNVSRVSSKKVREIRVFQSTGYLSLDFMNQAGHHVAVGLEGLSKNEVPIEKGEPLKLELASFVESVKNRKDPKVGGELGKTALDLAIQITSQIRKTMD; via the coding sequence ATGAAAGAGAATTTATTGAAGTGCGGAGTGATCGGTGTGGGCTATTTAGGCCAACATCACGCTCGGATCTACAGCGAGCTTGAAGGCAATGTATTGGCTGGGGTTTTTGAAAGCGATGCTGATCGGGCTAGAGAGATCAGCGAGCGGCATCAATGCCCAGTGTTTTCCACGATTGAAGAGTTAGCGGAAACCTGTGACGCTATTAGTGTCGTTGTGCCAACGGACAAACATTACGAAGTGGCGGTACCCTTGTTAAAGGCGGGATGTCATCTCCTAATTGAAAAGCCAATCTGTGAAACAGTCGAGCAGGCGACTGAGATTCTTGCCGCGGCGAATGGAGCAAATGCTCTTGTTCAAGTAGGGCATATCGAACACTTCAATCCAGTCATGAGCTACCTCGAAGAGGTGGTCACGAACCCCAAATACATTACGGCGGAACGATTAGCTCCCTATCAGCCACGAGGAACCGAAGTGGGCGTTGTCTTGGATCTAATGATACACGATATCGGGGTGGTTCTGCAACTGGTAGGCTCGGAACCTGTGGATGTGAGGAGTGTTGGCGTTAGTGTGCTTTCTAAAACCGAGGACATTGCCAATGCTAGGATAGAGTTCGCAAATGGTTGCGTGGCTAACTTGAATGTAAGTCGCGTAAGCTCCAAAAAAGTTCGAGAGATTCGCGTATTTCAGTCCACCGGCTACCTGTCTCTTGATTTCATGAATCAAGCTGGCCACCACGTGGCGGTAGGGTTAGAGGGTCTAAGCAAGAACGAAGTGCCCATCGAAAAAGGCGAGCCACTTAAGTTGGAACTGGCATCTTTCGTTGAAAGCGTGAAAAACCGAAAGGATCCAAAAGTGGGTGGCGAATTGGGTAAAACCGCGCTTGACCTAGCGATTCAGATCACGAGTCAGATACGCAAGACGATGGATTAG